The following are encoded in a window of Plasmodium cynomolgi strain B DNA, chromosome 4, whole genome shotgun sequence genomic DNA:
- a CDS encoding DNA-directed RNA polymerase II 16 kDa subunit (putative), which translates to MAGNEHGDVKNLDLGPEFKNCKCLNLCELQLILGDQLRLTSKRNEEAQTLIKSSFDYANKFATIKNRSSIVDVRTNLERIGELHEYEIAMLVNLLPKTVQEARYFIPSLIRLSDETLNSILEHLISYKMYVS; encoded by the exons ATGGCGGGTAACGAGCATggggatgtaaaaaatttggaccTGGGACCAG AATTCAAAAACTGCAAGTGCCTAAACTTGTGCGAGTTGCAACTCATCTTGGGAGACCAGCTGCGGCTGACGTCGAAGCGGAACGAGGAGGCTCAAAC GCTGATAAAATCCTCGTTTGACTACGCCAACAAATTCGCTACGATAAAAAACAGGAGCTCCATCGTGGACGTGCGTACCAACTTGGAGCGCATAGGGGAGCTACACGAGTACGAGATAGCTATGCTGGTGAACCTGCTGCCGAAGACAGTACAGGAGGCGAGGTACTTCATCCCGTCCCTCATTCGACTCAGCGACGAGACGTTGAATTCGATTTTGGAGCACCTCATCAGTTATAAGATGTACGTCTCGTGA
- a CDS encoding hypothetical protein (putative): MEKGESEKKGLSPPSGEEEEEKEPFGETVNGSDVEEKKKAVHVYPNKSTYEGGYLHGKKSGLGKLTKRNGEFYDGYFQNGQKHGGGFQRYSSGDFYYGEWKHNKKDGRGIYFFSSTGEYYFGEWCKGSLISGAWIISSEAKYTGTFFRNLPQFKGEFLFANDSKINVFYEQTLGICGSHDGSEEHVGLYWRSL; encoded by the exons AtggagaaaggggaaagcgaAAAGAAGGGACTCTCCCCTCCCTCAG gtgaggaagaggaagaaaaggaacccTTTGGCGAAACAGTTAACGGATCTGAtgtcgaagaaaaaaagaaagcggTTCATGTTTATCCTAACAAAAGCACCTATGAGGGGGGTTACCTTCATGGAAAGAAGTCGGGATTAGGGAAATTGACCAAAAGGAACGGGGAGTTTTACGACG GCTACTTCCAAAACGGACAGAAGCACGGAGGAGGGTTCCAGCGATACTCCAGTGGGGACTTTTACTACGGAGAGTGGAAGCACAACAAGAAGGACGGCCGGGgcatttactttttttcctccaccgGGGAATAC TACTTCGGCGAATGGTGCAAGGGAAGCCTCATCAGCGGGGCCTGGATCATCTCCAGCGAAGCAAAGTACACAGGGACGTTTTTTAGGAACCTACCCCAATTCAAGGGAGAGTTCCTCTTTGCCAACGACTCAAAAATTAATGTCTTTTATGAACAGACTTTGGGCATTTGCGGTTCTCATGACGGGAGCGAGGAGCACGTGGGGCTGTACTGGAGGTCGCTCTAG
- a CDS encoding hypothetical protein (putative), translating to MNPPDENAITRKINQLRKKRQEGPPRKERTYEDLLQEMENCVRIRNGYKISSILKLTQLPLIIDHYTIIKTLCNRNSINWDFLLNTGCKFLSSFIHLYSENLWLLPYLLTICSFLNTISTLADSYYNTSTKNDIYNEENEDINEKNKYTIEVLNSIRGKIGIVKGDIEKHGGFVILMFQSIKLCMKLNNMQITTSFLKIINSTDIGYSYIPKSFIVLFKYQLGKLYLHKMDYEKAEKEFIWAFSNSRKGKTDFKKKLLESIISIRLNKGLYPPKRLVQDYELTIYMDIIHSIKQGNIFLYNRVLDRHSKYFFDNGLNECIDQIHFVVKRNLLKIAVDWWNETIKDNPNKLYKVPICIFHHVFNWAQITQHHHHLETLCIITSLILFKYINAYVAYDSNILVLSKNDPFPSLSKSRMGPRGAVDKAYA from the exons ATGAACCCGCCGGACGAAAACGCCATAACGCGGAAAATCAACCAGCTGCGGAAGAAGCGGCAAGAAGGACCGCCGCGAAAGGAACGCACCTATGAAGACCTCCTGCAAGAAATGGAGAATTGCGTAAGAATACGCAACGGATACAAAATAAGCTCTATCCTTAAGCTAACACAACTTCCA ttAATAATTGATCATTACACCATTATCAAAACGTTATGTAACCGGAACAGCATCAATTGGGATTTCCTCCTCAACACAGGATGCAAATTTCTTTCATCCTTTATTCATCTATATAGTGAAAATTTGTGGTTACTACCATACCTATTAACCATTTGCTCCTTCCTAAATACGATAAGTACCTTGGCGGACTCCTACTACAACACCAGTAccaaaaatgacatatataatgaagaaaacgaagatattaatgagaaaaacaaatacaCAATAGAAGTACTGAACTCTATTCGAGGCAAAATAGGGATAGTTAAAGGAGACATAGAAAAACATGGAGGGTTTGTCATCCTCATGTTTCAATCAATAAAGCTTTGCATGAAATTGAATAATATGCAAATAACAACAAGTTTTTTAAAGATAATTAACTCGACAGATATAGGATACTCCTATATCCCCAAGTCTTTTATTGTCCTGTTTAAGTACCAACTAGGTAAATTATATTTGCATAAAATGGATTATGAAAAAGCAGAGAAGGAATTTATTTGGGCATTTTCTAACtcaaggaagggaaaaacagattttaaaaaaaaattactggAGAGTATTATATCTATTCGTTTGAACAAAGGACTTTACCCTCCGAAGAGATTAGTACAGGATTATGAACTGACCATTTATATGGATATTATTCACTCCATTAAACAGGGGAATATATTCCTTTACAATCGTGTCTTAGATAGACACTCTAAGTACTTCTTCGACAACGGGTTGAATGAATGCATCGATCAGATTCACTTCGTCGTCAAACGTAACCTTCTCAAAATTGCTGTTGACTGGTGGAATGAAACCATTAAGGATAATCCAAATAAGTTGTATAAAGTTcccatttgtatttttcatcACGTTTTTAATTGGGCCCAAATAACCCAGCATCACCATCACTTGGAGACCCTCTGCATTATTACCTCGCTCATTCTTTTTAAGTACATAAATGCGTACGTTGCTTATGATAGCAACATCCTCGTGCTTAGCAAGAACGACCCCTTTCCCTCGCTCTCCAAGTCTCGCATGGGGCCCCGGGGCGCCGTGGATAAGGCCTACGCTTGA
- a CDS encoding transmission-blocking target antigen s230 precursor (putative): MSCGEAREPFRRDIARIDRLIYEHEKKVQSCKYKKRQCYRLLSILTDYDNWLSETCERVGEGLRKKRKETKSRGGKLSGEKRRVKIKALRKARVKCGHRRDDPSRCGNEKVQEVAEGGERQEGERQEGERQEGERQEGEENLEEAAEENREDAAEENREVYQNKGELPSEANRTCEETGGREAESSEGTHPNGQNTVVEREGAREAVEEGKICLSEEKEKEEETGRGEMVHNSGGEKNEKSLERVPSDIGGCPHKVGRDEEEKSKQNDEVELLEESKQHDELDFSEVQVRGDTKEEGDTQGGGRPEGGEEKEEMAEVGRKAGKEKRARRREKKTRGKKGGDKKGDTKERRARKGEGKKDKQREKQREKQREKERQKETKMEEGEEREKVEEEKLDEGKAVEMENATEATVSEGKEENVEGEKEQGGEEVKEVKVEKETEEKNEDERNAKLDMEKEAMVQEGGEMHTEGEKPTKVSEDSTIGEVTEEKIGDEGKEKADAEKEAKLGAEKDVHAAAVSEAAPNEAAPNEEAPNEATASEEAPNEAAANEAAEKDEPQRSNHEDEPGKTAENEIVHHILSEYSNTIQYTSFLDYIKNKKEPE, from the exons ATGTCGTGCGGAGAGGCCCGGGAGCCCTTCAGGAGGGACATTGCACGGATAGATAGGCTCATTTACgagcacgaaaaaaaagtgcaatcttgcaagtataaaaaaaggcagtgCTATAGACTCCTGTCGATCCTGACCGACTATGATAACTGGTTGAGTGAGACGTGCGAAAG GGTAGGAGAAGGGctgcgtaaaaaaagaaaggaaacaaaatcaCGAGGTGGGAAGCTATCGGGGGAGAAAAGAagggtgaaaataaaagctcTGAGAAAAGCCCGAGTAAAGTGTGGACACAGAAGGGATGACCCCTCTAGGTGTGGTAATGAAAAGGTGCAGGAAGTTgctgaggggggggagcggcaagagggggagcggcaagagggggagcggcaagagggggagcggcaagagggggaggagaatcTCGAAGAAGCGGCAGAAGAAAATCGCGAAGACGCGGCAGAAGAAAATCGCGAAGTATACCAGAATAAAGGTGAACTGCCAAGTGAAGCGAATCGAACGTGCGAAGAAACcggggggagggaagcagAGAGTTCCGAGGGGACTCATCCAAATGGACAAAATACAGTCGTCGAAAGGGAAGGGGCACGTGAAGCAGTAgaggaagggaaaatatgtttaagtgaagagaaagaaaaggaggaagagacaGGACGTGGTGAGATGGTGCACAACTCTGGGGgtgagaaaaatgagaagagcTTGGAAAGGGTGCCAAGTGATATTGGGGGATGTCCTCATAAAGTGGGGAGagatgaggaggagaagagTAAGCAGAATGACGAAGTGGAGCTTTTGGAGGAGAGTAAGCAACATGACGAATTAGATTTTTCGGAGGTGCAGGTGAGGGGAGAtacaaaggaagaaggagacaCGCAAGGGGGTGGAAGGcccgaggggggggaagaaaaagaagaaatggcaGAGGTGGGAAGGAAGGcaggaaaggagaaaagagcgcggagaagggagaaaaagacgaggggtaaaaaggggggagataAGAAGGGAGATACAAAGGAGAGGAGGGCgcgaaagggggaggggaaaaaagataagcagagggagaagcagagggagaagcagagggagaaggagagGCAGAAGgagacaaaaatggaagagggggaggagagagaaaaggtagaggaggagaagctgGATGAAGGAAAAGCGGTAGAGATGGAGAACGCAACGGAGGCAACGGTgagtgaaggaaaagaagaaaatgtggaaggagaaaaggagcaggggggggaggaagttAAGGAGGTGAAGGTAGAGAAAGAAAccgaagagaaaaatgaagatgaacGAAATGCCAAGTTGGACATGGAAAAAGAGGCGATGGTGCAAGAAGGAGGGGAGATGCATACGGAGGGAGAGAAGCCGACGAAGGTGTCGGAAGACTCAACGATCGGGGAAGTCACGGAGGAAAAGATCGGAGAtgaaggaaaggagaaagCGGACGCGGAAAAGGAGGCAAAGCTGGGCGCCGAAAAAGACGTGCACGCAGCAGCCGTAAGCGAAGCAGCCCCAAACGAAGCAGCCCCAAACGAAGAAGCCCCAAACGAAGCAACCGCAAGCGAAGAAGCCCCAAACGAAGCAGCCGCAAACGAAGCAGCCGAAAAGGACGAACCACAAAGAAGCAACCATGAGGACGAGCCGGGTAAGACAGCGGAAAACGAAATCGTGCATCATATTCTCAGCGAGTATTCCAACACAATTCAGTACACGAGTTTTCTcgattacataaaaaataagaaggaGCCAGAGTAG
- a CDS encoding hypothetical protein (putative) has product MKNQNETHFRDKKKKHYLDNVDKTLEKNNIDCVSYVYKNMNDQTTCSKSAANSLKFGGGEGRVDAVRQMLLFEKRPKKNVTIGASRSRASTGGDGPCAKDDETVQSIIYSTFINTKLRQTHKHATETVSKHPQKGRLAKEIPSGKNKKGNYANRGQRFHAKRSEVNLDGTNQTVDAYKLNLTSGVTKSVCTDKCVQITESNVELKNLTNDGTFLYEQIISERERKKKESYTQTSTLYQQEEIKSFAKYMTKQILNEATIQLTYEENVKAMEHKKKAVQLNHQQNEQMYSHLTDFQRDNLGVMADGAELSRCLHIFSKINTFGLSGSLINSILKKNVEAAKEQNQGQNSRGQIEWHNQVTKHLLKNTIAFVATEKIVSYIAEELIEDCILNFFRMDKRDVDILTANLEDHNICLYERRRMEGGHFNFVLSNGNLNVNIPVRVKKHMSLEDLLQMIKNHIKKKLKFLRKEYKLDCLCIRDGTRNIASIHELLSSESNHFTICLNKKEGEVIPTR; this is encoded by the exons atgaaaaatcaaaatgagACTCACTTTAGagataagaaaaagaaacactaCCTAGACAACGTCGACAAGACATTAGAGAAGAACAACATCGACTGCGTAAGTTAcgtgtacaaaaatatgaacgatCAGACGACGTGCTCAAAAAGTGCAGCCAATAGTCTCAAGTTCGGTGGAGGAGAAGGTCGAGTTGATGCCGTTCGCCAAATGTTGCTCTTCGaaaaaaggccaaaaaaaaatgtaacaattgGAGCAAGTCGCAGCAGAGCATCCACTGGGGGCGATGGTCCTTGTGCGAAGGACGACGAGACAGTCCAATCAATTATCTACTCCACCTTCATCAACACAAAGTTGAGACAAACTCACAAGCACGCTACAGAAACGGTGAGTAAGCAtccccaaaaggggagacTAGCCAAAGAAATACCAAgcgggaagaacaaaaagggcaATTATGCAAATAGGGGACAAAGATTCCATGCCAAACGAAGCGAAGTGAATCTCGATGGAACAAACCAGACAGTAGATGCGTACAAGCTGAACCTAACCTCAGGAGTGACGAAAAGTGTGTGCACCGATAAGTGCGTACAAATAACAGAATCAAATGTAGAACTAAAAAATCTCACAAATGATGGCACCtttttatatgaacaaatcaTATCAgaaagggagagaaaaaaaaaagagagttaCACTCAAACGAGTACCCTCTACCAgcaggaagaaataaaaagctttgcaaaatatatgactAAACAAATTCTGAACGAAGCTACCATTCAGCTTACCTATGAGGAAAACGTCAAAGCGATGGAACACAAGAAAAAAGCTGTCCAATTAAACCACCAGCAGAATGAACAGATGTACTCGCACCTCACTGATTTTCAGCGTGACAACTTGGGGGTCATGGCTGATGGGGCCGAGCTCTCCAG ATGCCTCCACATCTTCAGCAAAATAAACACCTTCGGGTTATCCGGGAGTCTTATCaactccattttgaagaaaaatgtcgAAGCGGCGAAGGAGCAG aaccAAGGACAGAACAGTCGAGGCCAAATCGAATGGCATAACCAAGTCACAAAACATCTGCTAAAAAACACCATCGCCTTTGTAGCCACGGAAAAG ATCGTGTCCTATATCGCGGAAGAACTCATCGAGGACTGCATCTTGAATTTCTTCCGTATGGATAAAAGGGACGTAGACATACTCACTGCCAACTTGGAGGATCACAACATTTGTCTCTACGAACGGAGGCGAATGGAGGGGGGCCACTTCAATTTCGTCCTTTCGAATG GCAACCTAAACGTTAACATCCCCGTGCGCGTGAAGAAGCACATGAGCCTGGAGGACCTCCTACAGATGATAAAAAACCAcatcaaaaaaaagctaaaattTTTGCGCAAAGAATACAAGCTGGACTGCCTGTGCATACGGGACGGCACCCGCAACATCGCG AGCATCCACGAGCTGTTGTCCTCCGAGTCCAACCACTTCACCATCTGcttaaacaaaaaggaaggagaggTCATACCAACTCGCTAG
- a CDS encoding ubiquinone biosynthesis methyltransferase (putative) has protein sequence MKVLQFCSSLHGGHFREKRLGAILRAGLKSFSTESDSFGSGERLYNFGFKKVTEEIKSKLVYNLFSHVSNKYDLMNDLMSLRLHRCWKDQLVKELDVFLKYHSYKMQEEIYKSEANWVSQHRKGETGASSWEAASNGEAASNGGTASNGGTASNGGTASNGGTASNGETAAYREATPSEGTHFGDGKGQTGSATRQHGTHPSEAINEGEESSDNFSTCKILDLAGGTGDIAFRILERYKYYLEKMNEGICFDGGEGHTDKFYSRFTPEIIVGDVNKDMIEVGKKRAKEKNYERNIKWVIQNAENLNLFEDTSVDIVTLSFGIRNFTNIPKSLREIHRILKPVGRFLCLEFSKVTCPLLKQIYNSYLLNFIPLLGKFVARSEDSYKYLAESIQTFLTPDELSQIMHQNLFRNISYSTMTMGIVAIHSAYK, from the coding sequence GGCTGTACAACTTCGGCTTCAAAAAAGTCACAGAAGAGATAAAGTCAAAGCTGGTGTACAACCTATTCAGCCATGTGTCCAACAAGTACGATCTGATGAATGACTTGATGAGTCTGCGCTTGCACCGCTGTTGGAAGGACCAGCTGGTGAAAGAGCTggatgtatttttaaaatatcatagCTACAAGATGCAAGAAGAAATTTACAAGAGTGAGGCAAACTGGGTAAGTCAGCATAGGAAAGGGGAAACGGGCGCATCGTCCTGGGAGGCTGCCTCCAACGGGGAGGCCGCTTCCAACGGGGGGACTGCTTCCAACGGGGGGACTGCTTCCAACGGGGGGACTGCCTCCAACGGGGGGACTGCCTCCAACGGGGAGACGGCCGCCTACAGAGAAGCGACCCCCAGCGAGGGAACCCACTTCGGTGACGGAAAAGGCCAAACCGGCAGCGCGACGAGGCAGCATGGGACACACCCAAGTGAAGCAATAAACGAAGGAGAGGAAAGCTCCGACAATTTTTCTACCTGTAAAATATTAGACCTAGCTGGAGGCACAGGAGATATAGCCTTTAGAATATTAGAAAGGTATAAGTActatttggaaaaaatgaacgaaggAATCTGTTTCGATGGTGGAGAAGGACATactgataaattttattcaagaTTTACCCCCGAAATAATCGTAGGTGATGTGAATAAAGACATGATAGAAGTAGGAAAGAAAagagcaaaggaaaaaaattacgagaGGAATATCAAATGGGTAATtcaaaatgcagaaaatttaaatttgtttgaAGACACCTCAGTAGATATAGTTACCCTCTCTTTTGGAATTCGAAATTTTACCAACATTCCAAAATCGTTAAGAGAGATCCATCGTATTTTGAAACCTGTAGGGAGATTCTTATGCTTAGAATTTAGCAAAGTCACTTGTCCTTTATTGAAACAGATTTACAattcatatttattgaaTTTTATTCCTCTACTTGGAAAATTTGTAGCAAGGAGTGAAGACTCTTACAAATATTTGGCGGAGAGTATTCAGACCTTTTTAACTCCTGATGAGTTATCACAGATTATGCATCAGAATTTGTTTCGAAATATTTCTTACTCTACTATGACCATGGGTATCGTTGCCATTCATTCTGCTTACAAG
- a CDS encoding hypothetical protein (putative) yields the protein MAGKRQSEPSPQLYTATISDAINRYSFMGTGEYHSGSFELNRNVPEDKEAATHSDWTIIQDGTSDEEGELQTYSSIVLGGMNEPIRRRVTEREFAPCRWRGNIKDSPKERPMDVLLNKQTENEGEWTKYILKFLLTAEEANKSKDIQDIVNRIEHEEIKELVLYHSKVVLSEIRKIYKVLGGLVNGGVWKNECTG from the exons ATGGCTGGGAAGAGACAAAGCGAGCCATCCCCCCAACTGTACACGGCAACGATAAGTGATGCCATAAATAGGTACTCGTTTATGGGGACTGGAGAGTACCATAGCGGGAGTTTCGAACTGAACCGGAATGTCCCAGAAGATAAGGAAGCCGCCACTCACAGTGATTGGACAATTATTCAGGATGGTACATCcgatgaagaaggagagttACAAACGTACAGCTCGATAGTTCTTG GTGGGATGAATGAACCCATAAGGAGGAGGGTCACGGAAAGGGAATTTGCTCCCTGTAGGTGGAGGGGGAATATCAAAG ACTCCCCAAAGGAAAGACCCATGGATGTCCTGCTAAACAAGCAGACTGAAAACGAAGGAGAGTGgactaaatatattttaaaatttcttctgaCCGCGGAGGAGGCAAATAAATCAAAGGACATACAAGACATAGTGAACAGAATTGAACATGAGGAGATAAAGGAGTTAGTGTTGTATCACTCTAAGGTAGTTCTTTCCGAAATTAGGAAGATATATAAAGTGTTGGGGGGTCTAGTGAATGGTGGTGTCTGG AAGAACGAGTGCACAGGttaa